Below is a genomic region from Microbacterium sp. LWO12-1.2.
GGCACCACGGGCGAGACCTACGCCGGTGAGAACGCCACGGGCGCCGAGCTCGTGCAGTACCCCTCCGACGGCGAGCTGTGGCCGGCGATGCAGGCCGGTCAGATCGACGCGATCCTGCAGGACCAGCCGGTCAACCTCGAGCACGAGAAGGCCGATTCCGCCTACAAGATCGTCGAGACCTACAACACCGACGAGTCCTACGGCTTCGCCTTCGCGAAGGGTGAGAAGGATGCGCTGCTCGACGCGGTCAACGGAGCGCTGCAGGAGCTGCGTGACAGCGGCGACTACCAGACGATCTACGACAACTACTTCACCGCGAAGTAATCGGCAGGCACGGTAGGTCGGGAGGACCTTGACAATGGCGTTGAGGCGCACCACCAAGAGCAAGCTGTACCGGTACATCGTCTATGCGGTGCTGATCGCGATCGTCGTCTGGGCGATCGTCGGCACCGACTGGGCGAAGATCGGACCGCTGTTCTTCAACCCCGAGATCGCGATCAAGATGTTCCCGGGGATCATCACGACGGCGCTCGTGAACACCCTGTGGTTCACCGCGGTGGCGTTCATCGCGGGTCTGCTGCTCGGTATCGTGCTGGCACTGCTGAAGCTGTCGAGCATCGGACCGTTCCGCTGGATCGCCACGGCCTGGATCGAGTTGTTCCGCGGACTTCCCGCGATCCTCACGATCTTCGCCGTGGCGTTCATCCTGCCGATCGCCTCCGGCATTCCGGGCAAGGATCTCGGTGGTCCGGTCGTGCTGGGACTCGTCGGTCTCGTGCTCGTCGCCTCGGCATACATGGCCGAGACGATCCGCGCCGGCATCCAGGCGGTTCCGAAGGGACAGACCGAGGCGGCCCGTTCGCTCGGCATGTCGCCGATGAAGACCACGTTCTGGATCATCGTGCCGCAGGGATTCCGCATCATCATCCCTCCGCTCACGAACGAGTTCGTACTGCTGCTGAAGGACACCTCGCTGCTCTTCATCGCCGGCACGTTCATCTGGTCGAAGGAGCTCACGAACTTCGCTCGTGACGCGTCGACGCAGAACTCGAACGCGACCCCGCTGATCCTGGCGGCGGTCCTGTACCTGATCGTGACGATCCCGCTCACGCGCTTCAGTGCGTGGCTCGAACGACGGATGGCGAAGCAGCGATGATCACCGACCTGATTGATGTGCACGCCCCGGCGATCGACCTGCAGGGGCTCGTGAAGTCGTTCGGTGACAACGAGGTGCTCAAGGGCATCGACCTCACCGTCACCGCCGGCGAAGTGGTCTGCGTGATCGGCCCCTCGGGTTCTGGCAAGTCGACGCTGCTGCGTTCGGTCAACCTGCTCGAGGTGCCGACCGGGGGCAAGGTGCTGATCGAGGGGATCGACATCACCGACCCCGACGTCGACATCGACCGTGTGCGCACCCGCATCGGCATGGTGTTCCAGAGCTTCAACCTGTTCCCGCACCTCGACGTCATGGGCAACCTCATGATCGCGCAGCAGCGCGTCAAGAAGCGCTCCAAGGTCGAGGCCGAGAAGGTCGCGAAGGAGATGCTCGCCCGTGTCGGACTGTCGGAGAAGGCGGATGCGTTCCCCGGCCACCTGTCCGGCGGGCAGCAGCAGCGCGTGGCGATCGCCCGTGCGCTCTGCATGAACCCCGACATGATGCTGTTCGACGAGCCGACCTCGGCGCTCGACCCCGAACTCGTCGGTGAGGTGCTGCAGGTGATGCGCAAGCTCGCCGATGAGGGCATGACGATGCTCGTCGTGACGCACGAGATGGGCTTCGCTCGTGAGGTCGGGTCGCGCCTGATCTTCATGGACGGCGGACACATCGTCGAAGAGGGCGACCCGCGTGAGGTGCTGGGCAACCCGCAGCATCCGCGTACGAAGGACTTCCTCGCACGCGTGCTCTGATCTGCACGGTCGCAGAGAGCGCCTGACACCGAAGAGACCCCCTGTTGCAGTCACTGCAACAGGGGGTCTCTTTGCGAAGTGGGGGTGTCTGAGTCAGACCTCGACGACCTCGGCACCGGGGGCATTGCGCTGGACGGATGCGATGCCGTCCAACGCGCCGGACTTCGAGGAGTAGCCCTCGCTCGTGGCGATGACCTCGTCGTTGCCTGCCTTCAGACGGAACCGGTACTCGCCGGACTTGTCGGTGTACAGCTCGAACTTGCCTGCCATGAGGCGTCCTTTCTCTGTCGGTCGAGGGAGCGGAGCTCCTCCGGGCTCACGCTATCCCGACCCCTACATGTGGGGGAAGAGTGAATCTCGGGGGTGTGAGAACTCAGCCGCGCGGATGC
It encodes:
- a CDS encoding amino acid ABC transporter permease, with protein sequence MALRRTTKSKLYRYIVYAVLIAIVVWAIVGTDWAKIGPLFFNPEIAIKMFPGIITTALVNTLWFTAVAFIAGLLLGIVLALLKLSSIGPFRWIATAWIELFRGLPAILTIFAVAFILPIASGIPGKDLGGPVVLGLVGLVLVASAYMAETIRAGIQAVPKGQTEAARSLGMSPMKTTFWIIVPQGFRIIIPPLTNEFVLLLKDTSLLFIAGTFIWSKELTNFARDASTQNSNATPLILAAVLYLIVTIPLTRFSAWLERRMAKQR
- a CDS encoding amino acid ABC transporter ATP-binding protein, with product MITDLIDVHAPAIDLQGLVKSFGDNEVLKGIDLTVTAGEVVCVIGPSGSGKSTLLRSVNLLEVPTGGKVLIEGIDITDPDVDIDRVRTRIGMVFQSFNLFPHLDVMGNLMIAQQRVKKRSKVEAEKVAKEMLARVGLSEKADAFPGHLSGGQQQRVAIARALCMNPDMMLFDEPTSALDPELVGEVLQVMRKLADEGMTMLVVTHEMGFAREVGSRLIFMDGGHIVEEGDPREVLGNPQHPRTKDFLARVL
- a CDS encoding YegP family protein, which translates into the protein MAGKFELYTDKSGEYRFRLKAGNDEVIATSEGYSSKSGALDGIASVQRNAPGAEVVEV